In the Geobacter sp. FeAm09 genome, one interval contains:
- the xrtA gene encoding exosortase A, producing MTFTEACKQYKVHFLIVLPLLVGLYYSVVPDMVRDWARDDNYSHGFLVPFIAGYFLWQRWPGFKDRHVSPNVWGLGVLALGGAQLLVAWLATEYFTMRSSLIIIVAGLVLFWFGRDILKWLALPLGYLIFMVPIPYIIYDMLAFPLKLFVTKVSVEFLRLVGVTVLREGNIIMFPTTTLEVADACSGIRSLMSLLALAVAYAFFVQTSNVRRWIIIVAAVPVAIATNALRVIVTGILAQWWGAKAAEGFFHEFAGMVVFLLAIVLLVAVGALVKGRPENGEGPAGRPPGPAAVAEPAPAPRLRSYYAVFLLLVGVALYINVHSDVSVPPIRPLSEFPTQVKAWRMAGQAEFSADVLSVLKPTDYTYRQYADADGRVVGLYIGFHGGGKESGGIHSPRNCLPGSGWYEVSTKRGTLDIPAGGSIKLVRSIYQKGENKELFLYWFQARGHSMNDEFSLKLAEMAGSLLYRRRDTSFIRVSVPFENDEAAAISRGEQFVRDIGPTIQEFLPR from the coding sequence TCCCTTTGCTTGTGGGGCTCTATTACTCGGTCGTGCCCGACATGGTCAGGGACTGGGCCAGGGACGACAACTATTCCCACGGGTTCCTCGTCCCGTTCATCGCCGGATATTTTCTCTGGCAACGGTGGCCCGGCTTCAAAGATCGGCACGTCAGCCCGAATGTCTGGGGCTTGGGGGTGCTCGCCCTGGGGGGGGCGCAACTGCTGGTGGCCTGGCTGGCGACGGAATACTTTACCATGCGCTCCTCCCTGATAATCATCGTGGCGGGGCTCGTGCTTTTCTGGTTTGGCCGGGACATCCTGAAATGGCTGGCTTTGCCTCTGGGGTACCTGATCTTCATGGTGCCGATCCCCTACATTATCTACGATATGCTGGCGTTCCCGCTGAAGCTTTTCGTCACGAAGGTTTCGGTCGAATTCCTGCGCCTTGTCGGCGTCACCGTATTGCGGGAAGGGAACATCATCATGTTTCCGACCACAACCCTCGAGGTGGCCGACGCGTGCAGCGGGATCCGTTCGCTCATGTCCCTGCTCGCGCTGGCGGTCGCCTACGCCTTTTTCGTGCAGACGTCGAATGTCCGGCGGTGGATCATCATCGTCGCAGCGGTGCCGGTCGCCATTGCCACAAACGCTCTGCGGGTCATCGTTACCGGTATTCTGGCCCAATGGTGGGGGGCAAAGGCGGCGGAAGGTTTTTTCCACGAATTCGCCGGAATGGTGGTCTTCCTGCTGGCGATTGTGCTCCTGGTGGCGGTGGGGGCTCTGGTAAAGGGGCGGCCGGAAAATGGCGAGGGACCGGCCGGTCGGCCGCCCGGCCCGGCCGCCGTCGCCGAACCGGCGCCCGCTCCTCGTCTTCGAAGCTATTATGCCGTGTTCCTCCTGCTGGTGGGCGTGGCGCTTTATATAAACGTTCATAGCGATGTCTCGGTGCCCCCAATCCGCCCCTTGAGCGAGTTTCCGACGCAGGTGAAGGCCTGGCGGATGGCGGGGCAGGCCGAGTTCAGCGCCGACGTTCTCAGCGTGCTTAAGCCGACGGATTATACCTACCGCCAGTACGCGGATGCCGACGGCAGGGTCGTGGGGCTTTACATCGGCTTTCATGGCGGCGGCAAGGAGAGCGGGGGGATACACTCTCCCCGGAATTGCCTGCCGGGAAGCGGCTGGTATGAAGTATCCACAAAGCGCGGCACCCTGGATATTCCTGCCGGAGGGAGCATCAAGCTGGTGCGGAGCATCTACCAGAAAGGCGAAAACAAGGAACTGTTTCTCTATTGGTTCCAGGCCCGGGGCCATTCGATGAATGACGAATTTTCCCTCAAGCTGGCTGAAATGGCCGGTTCATTGCTGTACCGGCGCCGTGACACCTCGTTCATCCGGGTCTCCGTGCCGTTCGAAAATGATGAGGCAGCGGCGATTTCCCGCGGGGAACAGTTTGTGCGCGACATTGGACCGACGATCCAGGAGTTTCTTCCCCGGTAA
- a CDS encoding nucleotide sugar dehydrogenase: MTRDRIISVVGLGYVGLPVAVAFGKVRKTVGFDINPARIRELRQGHDRTGEVSRDELAAADILFTDAIGELASADFHIVAVPTPVDDANQPDLTLLYRASETVGKALKRGDIVVYESTVYPGVTEEECVPVLERASGLRCGADFTVGYSPERINPGDKEHTFTRIKKIVSGQDAATLETVANVYGSVVTAGVHRAASIKVAEAAKVIENTQRDLNIALMNELALIFDRMGIDTNDVLEAAGTKWNFLKFRPGLVGGHCIGVDPYYLTHKAEKIGYIPQVILSGRRINDGMGKFIAQRTVKEMIRAGHSVLGSVVTVLGLTFKEDCPDLRNSKVIDIIRELQDYGICVQICDPLADAGEAAHEYGLQLTAPDDLKPAVAVVAAVAHQEYRQWTPGDMCRLMGRNPVLIDVKGMYDHRALAAAGVRVWRL, from the coding sequence ATGACACGCGATCGCATCATTTCCGTTGTGGGGCTCGGTTACGTTGGGCTGCCGGTGGCGGTGGCCTTCGGCAAGGTACGGAAGACGGTTGGCTTTGATATCAATCCGGCCCGCATACGGGAACTCCGGCAGGGGCATGACAGAACCGGCGAAGTTTCGCGCGACGAGTTGGCGGCGGCGGATATTCTTTTTACCGACGCCATTGGCGAGCTTGCCTCGGCGGATTTTCATATCGTTGCCGTGCCGACGCCGGTGGATGACGCCAACCAGCCGGATCTCACGCTGCTCTACAGGGCTTCGGAAACGGTCGGCAAGGCGCTGAAGCGCGGCGACATCGTCGTGTATGAATCGACGGTGTATCCCGGGGTGACCGAGGAGGAGTGCGTGCCGGTCCTGGAGCGGGCTTCCGGGCTCCGCTGCGGGGCCGATTTCACGGTGGGCTACAGTCCCGAGCGTATCAACCCCGGAGACAAGGAACACACGTTCACCCGGATCAAGAAGATCGTTTCCGGACAGGATGCCGCTACCCTTGAGACTGTCGCAAATGTTTACGGTTCGGTGGTGACGGCAGGGGTCCACCGGGCCGCCTCCATCAAGGTGGCGGAAGCGGCCAAGGTCATCGAAAACACCCAGCGCGATCTCAATATCGCCCTGATGAACGAATTGGCACTCATCTTCGACCGCATGGGGATCGACACCAACGACGTGCTGGAGGCGGCAGGCACCAAGTGGAACTTTCTGAAGTTCAGGCCGGGGCTGGTCGGCGGGCACTGCATCGGCGTCGATCCGTACTACCTGACCCATAAGGCGGAAAAGATCGGCTATATTCCCCAGGTAATCCTGTCGGGGCGCAGGATCAACGACGGCATGGGAAAGTTCATCGCCCAGCGGACGGTGAAGGAGATGATCCGCGCCGGCCACAGCGTTCTGGGGAGCGTGGTGACGGTCTTGGGGCTCACCTTCAAGGAGGACTGTCCGGATCTGCGCAACTCCAAGGTGATCGACATCATCAGGGAACTGCAGGATTACGGAATCTGCGTCCAGATCTGCGACCCCCTTGCCGATGCCGGTGAAGCGGCCCATGAGTACGGCCTCCAACTGACTGCCCCGGACGACCTCAAGCCGGCAGTCGCCGTTGTGGCCGCGGTGGCCCACCAGGAGTACCGGCAATGGACGCCAGGGGATATGTGCCGGCTCATGGGCAGGAACCCGGTGCTCATCGACGTAAAGGGGATGTACGATCACCGGGCGCTGGCAGCAGCAGGAGTCCGGGTCTGGAGACTCTAG
- a CDS encoding PEP-CTERM sorting domain-containing protein, with protein sequence MKRIALVLALIASLAIGQAAHAATYTDTSLNWDTWTATSNNSADPYGSPDIASTTVTMDTSKLLNITFNLNSYNFNIASGDLFIDAGADGTWDYVVRALGTSLNGTYSLGLYAINVALHDTTAYTMSSDGGLPATYYRAGVPVGLATTPSLASLLGYVTYSAGTTAISFDFSSLSDLLLLTSNYIIGYEVTCGNDVIYQEVPVPEPGTMALFGAGILCLVVYGKRRMGKSA encoded by the coding sequence ATGAAACGGATCGCCCTCGTTCTAGCTCTTATCGCATCGTTGGCTATTGGCCAGGCCGCACATGCAGCAACATATACCGACACAAGTTTGAACTGGGATACGTGGACCGCAACTTCCAATAATAGCGCGGATCCGTATGGCAGCCCGGATATCGCGTCCACCACCGTGACCATGGATACCAGCAAGCTGTTGAACATTACCTTCAATTTGAACAGCTACAACTTCAACATTGCTTCCGGCGACCTCTTCATCGATGCCGGCGCCGACGGAACCTGGGACTACGTCGTCAGGGCGCTGGGCACAAGTTTGAACGGCACTTACTCCCTTGGGCTTTATGCGATCAACGTCGCCCTGCACGATACGACCGCCTATACCATGTCATCCGATGGCGGCTTGCCTGCCACTTACTACCGCGCCGGCGTTCCGGTGGGGCTGGCGACCACGCCGAGTCTGGCTTCGCTGCTGGGCTATGTCACCTATTCGGCGGGTACGACGGCAATCTCGTTTGATTTCAGTAGCCTGTCCGACCTGTTGCTGCTGACCTCCAACTACATCATCGGTTACGAAGTGACCTGCGGCAACGACGTCATTTACCAGGAAGTTCCCGTTCCCGAACCGGGCACGATGGCTCTTTTCGGTGCCGGCATACTCTGCCTGGTGGTTTACGGCAAGCGCCGGATGGGCAAATCGGCATAA